In Labrus mixtus chromosome 9, fLabMix1.1, whole genome shotgun sequence, the DNA window GTCTTACAGCGTGTGTAAAGAGAGAGCAGCACTAGCATAACCGTGGTGACCTACACCTGGCAACCTATAGACAGAAAGTCAATCATGAGGGAAGGAGGAAAGGTGTGCTCATAGTACAGCATGACAACATGCAGAGACAGATGTGAAGATGAACAACTCAATGATGCTTTGACGTTTTGTTCATcaggaagggggggtggggtgggtggggggggggtggggggggtggccGATGGATGCAGGGAGGTGCTGTGGAGCAGAAGTGGAGGAAAGGAGACATGAAGGAGAGTCCTCAGCGGTGTAACATACAAACCTTTCCTTATTTTCTTTGGTGGGATTGCTGTTTCAGCTTTGACTAAGAAAAACCACATGAGCAAGGTTATAACGATATATTAAATCAATCTTATCAGCCAgccaacacaaatacacacacacgcacacacacacgcacactcacacacacacactcacacaaatacacacacacacacacacacacacacactcacacacacacactcactcacacactcactcagatcAGCGGCAGTGACCCAAAGCAAGTCACAACTAATGTTTAATTTGAACAGAACATATCAATGATTAAAAGCTTAACGTGAAGCTAAGCAGGTCAACTGTGGTCAGTATCCCAACAGTCACCTCCCAGAGCTGCCCGGGTTAATCTCATTTAAACAGTGTTCTGCCAGACACAACCAGGGACAGTTTTCCTGAGGGGCTGGAAACTTCCTGGCATGACGTACAAGAGAGAGTCGAGgctaaagaggagagaaaacacaaggcTGTGGCTGTAATGGAAGTCAGGAGACTCCTTGTAATTTTAAAACATCAGCTGCTTTCTAGTCACTGcgatgcatgtgtgtgtttgtgcactctgtgtgtatctATCATGCCATCATGCTAACAGGGATGCATGACTCAtaataacaagaaacaacaagtTAATTTTCTGGGAAATCAACCCTGCTGTGGTTTCCCTTtcaacacatttgaaaaagaggaaagcgAAGTTTAATCAATTGATACCATGTTAAAACACAATTAGCATAGCAGTGCCAACAATTTAAGGACACCGTGCAGCAATTACTGACCTCAATGAAAACATCCATTTGCAATTCTAATTCTAAAGATCCTAAAAGTCTAAAGAAACCGTTGAGATTTCGGCTGCCGTCAGGTGCTTTGTACTGTAGTGTTCCTTTCTCACTCTAATTGTTTGTGCCTGACTCACAAAGAAAATACGAACATACAGATTAAAAGCTTTACTGaaaactgaagacacacacgTTAAAGTCCTTTTAGTGGATACCTTAtgataaaatcattttaagatttttttttttttttgtcatttttttcactCAAGTGATGCTGGGTGGGCATTGACTGTGAACTTACCTGTGGCTGAGGAAATAGTAGTGGCAGTGGTAGTGGCAGTGGCagtggtagtggtagtagtagtagtagtagtaatggTTGTAGTTGTAGTGACTGGTGGTGGGGTTGTGttaacagctaaaaaaaaaaaaggtagaggcACACACAAACCGGAAGACGTTTCCTGTTAACACACTGCTCGGAGGAGGAGAGCACATTGAACAGCCGCAAGCAGCGTCCCCGTccagaaatgacaaaaacaacactgattGACGTGTCCAGAATAACAGGCTACATGTTACCGCACATAACAGAGCTGGAGGCCTTcagacagagtaaaaataaacaacaaagtcATTCAGACTACAAAGGGAGAGACAAAGGGGAAGCTGGGGACAACATATAGAGACATACACGCACAAGAACAAAGGGCAGACACAGGAAACCCAAGCAGCAGGAGGGACTCACGGGTTTTAATGTTGAAGGTCAAGGCGTCTGTGCCGTGGTCGTTGGAGGCGTTGCAAGAAGCGGTGATGTCAGAGGTGACCTGGATACTGACCCTGCTCTGAAGTCCATCCTCAGTCATCATCTCTGAAGCCATCTCAAGGTCCTGCAACAAAACATGTGTTACGAAATGACCAATCacaacattattttgttttgatctgaaacGTAATACGTTACATAGGACCTTGCCTCTCTCTTTACACAtttgaatgaaatgtttttggtttcagGATCAATGACACAATGAAATCTACCAacaacacatctaaaaaaaaaaaaaaaactgcgttCCCTCCGTTGTACCTGTCCATCCGAGGTGCTCCAGATAATTTTGGGAGCCGGGAAACCTCGGACCCTGCAGCTCAGGTCTACTGTTGTGTCATAACTCTCAATCTCTGTGTTGTCAGGCTTCAAGATCTCTGGTGGTCCTGCAGAGAGATGAACAATTAATACAAACCTTGAACCGTCATGCTGCTCACTGCTACCACACatctttaatttgaaataaagaatTAAACTGAAACGAGagaaaaaagtttggaaaataaacacaagaaagtATAGGTAAAATAAACAACGATGGGTTGATTACTGGCAGAAAGTGATCAAAAAATGATTACATTATTGATTCTACAATAACTGCGATCAGGCTGACCTTTGACGTTTACGAGAATCGACCCTCTGGTTTCCATCTCTTCAATTTCAGGAACAGTCACCACACACACGTACATCCCTGCTTTGTCAAACGTAGCGTCTTTCACAGTCAAAGTGTGACCCTTAAAAACGACCTCTCCGTCCTACACACCAggacaaaaaaatgcacaattaacaaaacacacgctgacacacacgcTAGGATATGAATAATTCATAGGTTTGCAGTGTATTTGTTCGTAGTGGATCAGACAGATGCTTAAAAGGACTTCTCAAATTTAGTTGAGCAAAGCAATACTTGACAAAACGTAAAGAATACCCTTTATGAATGTTTACTTCAGCTGATGTGCAGATTATATTTGTAATAAGAACGATAATGTTAGAAATATTACTCGTTCTTTTTAGTTGGCAAGCTGCTATTTTACTAACCCTAACTGGCGCTGGTAATGGCgacaagcagcagcagtgcGTTTGAGTGTGTGatctgtttggtttttaacCCTGTTCTAGGTGTTTTTATGAGAatgttttgttcctgttttattgAGTCTGTTTTAaccttctcttttatttgttggtTTGGGTCTGTCAATCTGAAAAATAGGAAGAGGTTGGAGCAAATTGGAGAATGTGCAGTAAAATTGCTGGCTCTAGTTTTGATGATCTCTCCCTCTTATACAGAGTCAGAGCAACAAAAAGACCACAGGCTATCTTTGGGGACTGCACCCACCCCCTTAACACCGAGTACAAGCTGCTGCCATCTGCGCCCAGATGCAGGACTAACAGACTTAAAAACTCATTTGTCCCTGGTACCATTGTTCTCCTCAACAATAtaatgtaacccccccccccctttggtgtgtgtaatttattgttgtgtgtatttcagactcactgctggctgtaaagcaaattgcccctcggggaTAATAAAGTTTGCCTTGACCATAACTATTTCCTTTCTGATAGGTTGTCTTTTGTATTGATTCGGCACAAAAGGTAAACTTTCCATGTTAGCTGCATGGCCGCTGTGGATAAACAACAAAGAGCTGGTCGTCTCTCAATTGGAAGGTGAGTggttttgatccccagctcttgAAGTCACATGTTGAAACCCCTTTGGATACGACACTGAATCCAAAATAACTCCCGCTGtatcatgtgaatgtgtatgaatggaattagttaaTACTGTCTGACTGACACTTTACAGTACATAGCACCCTCTGCCATCAGACGGTGAATTTGACATtcggtgtaaaaagcgctttgtgTAGTAAAAAAGGCTAGAAAACCATTCAATAGCCAGCTCCTCCTAAACAAAAAGTAACGGCATATAGAGATGGCATAGCTTTCCGAGTCTCCTGTCTTGCCTAGTTTAAtgattttacaaaacaaaactcccTTCAAGGCAGATGCTAATACCGAATTGGTCCCTCATGTATGTGCAACATTAGCTTTGGCACATGCATGCTATATTCCCACAAAGCACTCTTtttcaactgaatgtaaaaatacatcaCAAAGTCCAAAATCATTGCAGGAAGCAAGaaatgacaaattaaaatgtgaagtACTTTATCTCTAACTTATCGGTTTCCTGAACCATCTTAAAAGACAAACGTAATGTAGTCTTGTCCTTGTTTAATGTTTCACCCTacacctttctgcacacagtacaGCAGAGTGATGAGTTGTGTCCTGTCCCCATATCAGCTGGTAAGAGATCTAAAGTCATCTGACAAAAACCTTCTGTCCATGCCTAGAGCCAGGACAAAGTGTTATGGGGATAGGGCTTTTTCTATTGTCCAAAACTGTGGAACTCTCTACCTCCGGAcatctgtctctcacccacaattgttttttttatgtctcaccttaaaacatatttctacTAAATTGCCTTCAATCAGGGATCTATAGCTCTGTGAGTTCTATTACCCTTGGACATAATTGTTACctgttctttcattttgattattgttgttcttgtctgttacttttcttatgctttgtttttcctctgtctgtgttgttcagcactttggatcaactgTGTTGAGCTATAAATCAAGATGAGATGAGTTTTCTAAATGCAGgttaattcattattttgtaattttgagaCAATGTATGTGTATACGTGACCTTTAACCAGACTGCTTGAGtcttcagagaggagagggcgtTGCAGGTAGCTGTAAACTCCTCACCGTGAGCGACAACAATAGTGTCTTGAGGGGTCACCACAGCAGCATGGAGAACTACACACACAGCACGGAGAGAAACCAGAgatttaaatgacagaaaatgacaagaaaagGTAGTTCATCAAAATAATTACAAATCCTTTCAGTTCATTTTCCTTACAGTGGACAAAGACTGAGATGTTTCCATACATGGGCTCGAAGGTGTCTGAGTCAATGGAAGTACATTGATAAACTCCGCTATCGCGACTGGTGACATTATTCAGCACCAACACATCACTCTCATGGGACTGGCCAtcctacaaaacaaacaagttatGTGACCATACATCTTACATCTCAATGAACATGCATCTTATAAAATTTGCCATGAGTGATTTGTGTGttccagtactttctttggattctgcctGTGTGCAGGAGCCCACTGAATTATTTCTACAGGAACATACAACTTTTAACCTGACATAGGTAAGAAGTCTCTAAAACactcatgaaaaaataaaaatgtggacATTTACAATATCGTTTTCTTCCAGACGCTTGATTGAAATAATGGAGGATGGAGGATTCCCGTTGTCTTTACAATGAAGCTCAATCGAGTCTCCTTCTTTGATATCTCCTTTTGGTGACTCCACCCAAACATTGACAGCTGTGGGGGGGTCTGAAACAAAGAGAACAGTTTAAACATTAGACTGCAAACAGGAGCTTTCACTTGCACCAGGTGACTACAATCATCTCTGCAGCAAACCCTGCTCAATGTCCAGAGGTCACTTGAAAAGAGGCAGAATAAGAGGGTAGCAGTTTggtttaaataactttttttaatactaTGACAGATAAAAAtgcttatttttcagtctcttaaaattctaaatgttttaaattctcTAAAAAAATTCCTTAAATTGTTATTGTTCTTTAATCGACTTAAAACAATGtgatttagcttcttttttatttttcacttttctatGTTGACATGAATTCTGCACTTTCCTGTGAAGAAAAGTTTAAACAGTACAACAAATGATTGTCTAAAACTTTAACAAAGTTGAACAATTACGTGTTTTGAACTTCGTAAACTTTGTGCCAGCAGTTTTTCTTGTTGCCACAGGCCCTTTCCTGGTTTATCATGACCCCATGTGCACAAAGCCTGGTCAGTCAAGATTAAGCTTTTTGAGTTTTCTGAATCTAAACATGGCTCTGACCTGGTCCCTATCGAAAACTTAGAGGCTGGACAGAAAATCTGAGTGAAGGTCTGTCTTGTGACCTAAAATCAGTGCTGCAGCCAGGTGCAGTTTTCCCAgagtcaaaaaacaacaacatggtcTTGGTTTCAGCCACTCACAGAATACAGTGATGTTTATCCGGTGAGTCTCAGTCATCCTGGTTCCTCCAGGAACAAAGTAGGATACCTCGCAGTAGAACTCATCATTTTTGTCCTCCTTCACCACCTTCAAGTTCAGCTCACTCGTCACCGAGAACAGACCACTGGATTCAGAGGTGACACTGGGCACTACTTCCACCTCTGAACGTACGGGACAAGAGAatagaagaggagagaaaagaggaaaatccAAAAAAGTTATTAACCCACATGAAGTACAAGCTAAAGTAAAGTAGGAGTTCATCACATTAGTAGTTGTTGCTCTGTCTCACCATCGGGGACACTCTGTAGTGGTGTGTTGTTTCTGTACCAAGTGATGTTGGGCTTGGGGAATCCATTTTTAACCTCACAGGTCCCAATCTGTAGCAAAGGAGCGTGTATGAGAGgaaatgaaatacaaagtaTTAAACTGTAGCCTGAAAGTCATTTCATCTTTGTTATAATCTTGTGTACACGATGTAAAGCTTGTCAACCTTTGATGGGCTAACTTCGCTGACTGAGATCCCCGTCTGCACACCCTCGATGGTGGGAAGGTCTGGTGTTCCTGCAAAGGAATCGAGAactcaaacaaactttttttttgttctggcaGCTGATAAGATTtgtttcaaactgttttaaactgttttagCATATTGCAAAAACCGAGGTATTAAAAACCAGCGTCCAAATGTCACTGACATGTGATGGGTGAATGCAATTGCAAGGGGTGTTACAAGTGTAAACAAGGACAGCACCAGACATGTTTGGTGAAATAAGTTGAGTCGTTATCCTGTTGATTTGAAGGCAAGAATTACAAAACGGCATTGCACCAAATTCACAAATCACGCATAAGAAAGGCATCACAAATAGAGGATTCTTCTTTTAATTCAGCACTGCTTTCAACAGTTGGTTTGTGTAAAGTACTGGTTAACCCTCGTCAtccaaaaaacccacacacgtACCAAACACTTTCAGCTTTGTGCGTCCTTCTGAAGCACCGTCTGTTAAGCCTTTGATCAGACAGATAAATTCCGTTTCATCCGCAAGCTGCACATCCCGTATAGTCAGCACCACCCGTCCTGGGGCTCCAGTTCCGTTCACACTGATCCGCTCTGTAAACTGTGTGGCCCGGTCTACTATCTGCGACATGGAGTCCTGATAGTAGATTTTCTGCTTCTCACCTGTTCCTGTCACCTAAAGATCAGAattcaaaaaacattaaaagatcACATAGATGGACACATCGTACCTCTATGTTTATAAGTGCATTTGGAACTCACATAAAACCATTGAATTATCGTGCCGCCGATGCCTTCAGACGACGTAAACATGCAGGTGATCTGAGCTGTGTCTCCCTTGTAAACCTCTACTCTGTCCTCCATGTTCATCTCCATGTTCGCCCATgctgaaaaagagacagaaggtACTCAGTATGAAAGTTCAACATGTTTTAGTACTTTGAATCTGTTTTCATAGCACAGAAGCAGAGAAAATACCGCTAGAGCCTTCGATCTTTAAGGTTAGCAGGCAGCTGAAACTGTCAAGTTTCcatccaattttttttaattaacaaaattaTATTAATAAGAGAATACCAAGAACAGCTCAAATGAAtaaaagtagtagtagtagtagtaaaagtaacagaaacatgGCATTGATGTGTGACTCAAGATGATTTTAGTTAAGTGATGGAATGAACTAATAGTTTAGATAAAGATTCCTTAACCTTCTATGTCATTCCTACAAGGCAGCTCATTTAAATGTCgataatacacatttttttaattttattttagaagTGAAGTAGGCCAACTGGCCAGCAAATGAATTGTTCTGCGAAACAATATATGCATCACAAATGTGAACTCTAATGTTTATGATTATCATTCTGACATCCGATGCAGAGCAAACAGGCCACTTCTACTTCCACACCCTGCTGACACAAACTGAGAAGAGGCATGTAggcaaaaaaagagagcgaaGAAAGCCATGGTGGGTCaaagggaagagagagatgCTATGGCAGGAATGAAAAGCCCACCCATGTCCACATTAATGTGCTGCATTCCTCCATGTCACCCTCTCACAGGAAGAAAGGCTCAATTTACACGCAGCATAGAAGCTCCACTGTTCTTCATGCTTATCTGTGTCTGAGGAACGACTGGTTTTCCCCTTCCAGGGTCTTACTATGTAGCATCCCTAGTTTAAAGGAAGGTTCCACTGATCACACTTACACTGCAGAGTTTACCAAATGCATGACATCGATGGCTGTAGCCGGAGGTAACAAGTGTTCCTGGTTTGAGCCCTGTTGAGCGACTGTTCAATATGTTTGTGAATGTAGTTTTTCCTTTAGTGCAGAAAGACGTGAAGGCAGGAAGtaactgtgttcatgttgagtgctgctcagaaaaatgtaaatgaggttCAACAGTATCCTCaattgacctttttttaatgCCATTCATTATAACCCTAAGCAGCACAACAGACAAGAAAAAACACCCTGGAAACCAATAAGTCTCACATTAGAGATAATGtccccagaaaaaaaacaatggtttTATCAAATGATGTTATAATTTCATGATGATATTAAAAACGTtttgttggggaaaaaaaaatacatcttagaACGCCAGAGTTTTATCTGGCCATGTGAACAGGCTGATGTCTATCTGAAGAGACACTGTCCAGCTTCTTTTTGCTGTGTTTTGGACATTCTGGGTGTTAATGTTTGGACAGTTAATGAAAACCCTCAGTCTATAAAAGCCCACTTGACTTACACACTAAATTGATGGATCATCTATCCAACAGGAAACTAAAGACACTGTTCAACCGTCTGAAGGAGGGTCtgactttaaatgttgtttaaaaaaaccacAACCAACAAATCCTGGTCATTCTCCCTTTGAATACTTTCCAGCCTGGGCAGCATGACGTTTGAGAACAACGACTTTGAGAACAAACAAATTCCTGtttccaaaaatatttatttacatttaaacaaatgtggGAGAATTAAAAGACACGTTTTTAGATTATAAATGTGGGCTCTTTTATATTGCAATTGCTATTGAAGAAACGCCAAAGCCAGGAAAATGATCACATGCATCTTCTACTTATATAACTAGAACACCAGGGCTGCCTgctgaacagatttttttacagcagaacatCCGGAAATCTCTTCCGGCAACCCGTTTTAACATCatctgattgtgttttttaacaaatattAACCTCAAGCTAACGAAAACTGCCTACAAATTAAACGTCTGACTGTACCTTCAGTTGCTTCAAGAATAAATATGCTTCCATCTTCTTTCCTGCCCTCCTCACGCTCCCCCCTTGCATCCTCACTTTCCTCTCCCACCTGCCTCCCCCTCTgctttgtgttgctgtttaCCAACGCGTAATGGACCTGCAGGATGCTTTCCTGTTAAAGAAATTCAATTAGTCTGTCCAACATAGACATTTCCTGGCCATTAGTGATGGGAGGACAACGCTGACTCACTCATAGCATCCCATCCCCCACCTGAACACTCACCTACAGTCAGAAAAGAGATTCAGAAAAGGGCAGAAAATATAGTCTCTACACTAAATGTTTCACAAAACTTTTTTCCCATCCTGTGTCTGGCAGCTGTAGTCTATTTGCCTGCGGAATCTCAATCAAATCTCATTAGTAATTTGACCAGTATTTATCTCCAGAGTGCATCAATCTGAGATGCTGGCACTCAAAGACCTCACACATCGATCCTCTCTGAAGTTGAGAGAGCAGGTATTGGAGTCCAGGCACATTGAATAATAGTCCGTCATCAGGGTGACAGCATAAAGCTCCCCCTCTGTAGTCTTATGGGCTCCCCTCTGCCCATTCCCTgaagagtgagtgtgtttgaaacCTGGAACAACAACTTAACATGCTGAGTGTGTGATTTCTAAGAGAGACGGAAATGTGCCGTGTCCGCTATTGTTaattacctgctgctgacccTCAGAAGATGGGAGCATATTGTGGCAGCCTTTGACCTGGCTATGACCTATGTTGTGGTGCTGCTTTAACATGTAGAAGGAAAGGACCTCATGAATGTTTGTGACATCTAACAATTAAAGGACACGCAAATACAAATAATCAGCTCGCATAAAATGTGTCAGGAAAATAATGATTGTTTATTGTAGTGATCAATAATGTTTCTGAACAATGAGGGGGAAAAAGATGCACAtaacttcaacatttttttttattatctaatTATCTGGCAATTTTTCACTTGGTTCATCCAACCAAGTGGAGCCTTCACTGGTCTGACAAAAAGACTCCAGGAAGTCAATGCGCGCAATTCACATATAATCTGCTGTGTTTTGGATAAACACAACAGTTGAATAAAGCATAAATATACAGGCAAAAAAGGTAGACAATAATCTGCCATATTTAGAAATGTTGTTGCATTTGGATAGCGCTATCTGTTTCAAGTGCTACATTTAACTAATCTAAGATAATGTCTGGCTAGCTGTATCTTCATACTGTACTTTTACCTCACATTATTTATTGGATATAAGCATATTACCCACATTGTTAAACTACTTCTTTACATAACCGCAGACACGCAAAAAAGTAATTCCAGGGAAACACTGTAGCTAAATTGCATATTCTGCTTTGATTTATGAGGCTAATTGAGTCCaagtcagagacacacacacacaggcacacacacatgtcttaATGAGTGTCAGAGAGGCTGATAATTGAGTTTCATAGAGGCTGCAGGTAATCccgcaacaaaaacaaacaccatgCTTCAGCTGTTACCCTAAAACATGACTCACCACACAGAGAGGGCAGGCTGTATTCAAAGGCTCTGCAGAAAGAGGTGCACTTCAAGATAAGCCAAAATAAGCCCCACAACACAGCTATCATAAAGGAGAGCAAGGGGACAAAGGATAAGACAATCGCTGGGGGAAGTCGCATCAAAGACGTTGTTTTGTCTACAACAAAGTCAAAGCCTTTTGTCAGGATAcacaatcagtgtgtgtgtgtgtgtgtgtgtgtgtgtgtgtgtgtgtgtgtgtgtgtgtgtgtgtgtgtgtgtgtgtgtgtgtgtgtgtgtgtgtgtgtctgtcgaGGGAGATGATAACAGCACTTCTTACCAGGCGCTCAGCTCCTGCGGCTTCTTATCCAAGCCTTTAAAATATCATAATTTAGTccttttactttaaaatgttacagaaacgcttaaaataaataaagacaacagCTTCACCTGAGAGTCTGATTAGTCCtaaattttatttataaaatgtaatagCAGTACATTTTTAACAGACAGCTTCGACGGTCTCTGACAGGTACAGTAGACAGATGAGATGTGTCATGTGGTTGTTCAAAGGCTGGAATCTGTTCTGATTTTCTAAGCATGAAGGTTTAGTAGTCTGTTCTGGCAGACGGCCCAGACCACAGATCGTCGCCCGTGAGGTGGAAAACAGACGACGTCCACCTTCATCACATTCACACCAGATTACTGCTCTGGACTCTGGTTGCAGAAAAGTAGTCCCACAAATAATGCTGAAAacacaagttttaaaaatgCTTAATTGTTCCACTCCCCGCTCTTCCTCTTTGCTTACTTCCCtcctttatatatatttttatatatccctcgtttgtgtgtgtgtatctacaCAACAATCAACTGGAACCCCATGACAACCCAGAGGTCTTCCATTTAACGTATCATGTGACTTTTAAAATCAAAGGGCCGCATCAGAGATGATTTAGATGTTTCCTATTTTATGTCTTAAATTAATTCGGGTCATATtgggttgtttttctttcattaaatgACTTTTAATCAAATGCAAAATCATGCATTGGAATGTTACTGAGACCTTTGGTATTTGACCACAAAATTCTTACAGACATATTTTGAGACCACGTGGATAATAGTGATAAAAGTGAAGACATTTACTCAAGGCATTCTGAGAAATCATGTTAACAagaactgaacaaacaaacttaTCTgtcccatcatcatcatcatcatcatcatcatcatcatgggaaaaaaagaggacaagTCATCCATGAAATCACcactttttcaaacacacagtgtCCATTTTACAAaggaaaataattaataaaaaatgtttgtccaAGTtgccaaaaataataatatttcaaTTATTATGTTCTATTTTTTTGAATAGGAAACAAAGCACAGgactttgaaaataaagaaaaaggtcTGTGGTTTGGTTAGACaatgaaaataaactgaaagagCTCCTCATTTTGTCTATGTTTGTAAAAACGGTCCTGATAGTTTAAGGGAAGGCTAGAAGAGCCACGCCAAATTTCAGGTCAACCAGGACACTAGCTGTCAAGATATCTTATATATGAATGGTGAATCTGACATTGATTTCCTTTGCTCGGCCGCCTGTGGTGAATCACTGCGCACTTTTAAAATCTGGGAAAAAAGAATTAgatcaaagcagcagcagcgtctgACAGGAGGATCGCTAAGGTCAAAGATCAGCAGACAAAACCTGAGATGTCTCGGCCTTTCCGTCTAGTAGATGTGAGTTTGGACGAGCCCATGAGCAACAGGAtctggtacacacacatactcacactcaCAATGTTTGCATGCATGCGTGCAAACATCTCAAAGCATTACCTGACCACTGACCTGAACTTGAAGCTCTGGCACTAAACATATCATGACATGCTTTAAGAACAACTCATGACACACTTCCTTCTCTACTGTTTCATTCACTAGTTTGAGTTTCCTCCGCAAATGTCGGCTGTCTAACTTCAGCCCTGTGCTCTCTGTTAAAGATACCATGCAGAACAGTTTTGTTTGCATTACAGAGTCTTTATATAACCTATCCCTTCTCTCAAGAGGTTATATTCTGGTACTGAATTAATATTTACATACCGAGGATTCCCCCGCTTACCTCATGTTTAATTGATTTCTGGCATGTCTTCCTTTAGAAAGAACAAAGCTTTGATAAGCTCAAACATGAAAGAGTGTGAGTATCATATTAAAAGAGAGGACAGCTATCTAGACAGCGGTCTGTGTATGTGGTTGTGTTTGATCCTGAACACTTACACTAGCTTATTTGGTAAAGTGTCGTAACActagaattttaaact includes these proteins:
- the mcamb gene encoding melanoma cell adhesion molecule b isoform X3, translating into MAVRTASFLLFGLFATFHTWGAWANMEMNMEDRVEVYKGDTAQITCMFTSSEGIGGTIIQWFYVTGTGEKQKIYYQDSMSQIVDRATQFTERISVNGTGAPGRVVLTIRDVQLADETEFICLIKGLTDGASEGRTKLKVFGTPDLPTIEGVQTGISVSEVSPSKIGTCEVKNGFPKPNITWYRNNTPLQSVPDEVEVVPSVTSESSGLFSVTSELNLKVVKEDKNDEFYCEVSYFVPGGTRMTETHRINITVFYPPTAVNVWVESPKGDIKEGDSIELHCKDNGNPPSSIISIKRLEENDIDGQSHESDVLVLNNVTSRDSGVYQCTSIDSDTFEPMYGNISVFVHFLHAAVVTPQDTIVVAHGEEFTATCNALSSLKTQAVWLKDGEVVFKGHTLTVKDATFDKAGMYVCVVTVPEIEEMETRGSILVNVKGPPEILKPDNTEIESYDTTVDLSCRVRGFPAPKIIWSTSDGQDLEMASEMMTEDGLQSRVSIQVTSDITASCNASNDHGTDALTFNIKTPVNTTPPPVTTTTTITTTTTTTTTTATATTTATTISSATEGSGVIIAVIIICILLLAILGSVLYFLYKKGKICGRSGKQDLTKDKSNKDNIVVEMKSDNTEEAVLLGVNGEKQSPNEQGGAYLDVQK
- the mcamb gene encoding melanoma cell adhesion molecule b isoform X5, translating into MAVRTASFLLFGLFATFHTWGAWANMEMNMEDRVEVYKGDTAQITCMFTSSEGIGGTIIQWFYVTGTGEKQKIYYQDSMSQIVDRATQFTERISVNGTGAPGRVVLTIRDVQLADETEFICLIKGLTDGASEGRTKLKVFGTPDLPTIEGVQTGISVSEVSPSKIGTCEVKNGFPKPNITWYRNNTPLQSVPDEVEVVPSVTSESSGLFSVTSELNLKVVKEDKNDEFYCEVSYFVPGGTRMTETHRINITVFYPPTAVNVWVESPKGDIKEGDSIELHCKDNGNPPSSIISIKRLEENDIDGQSHESDVLVLNNVTSRDSGVYQCTSIDSDTFEPMYGNISVFVHFLHAAVVTPQDTIVVAHGEEFTATCNALSSLKTQAVWLKDGEVVFKGHTLTVKDATFDKAGMYVCVVTVPEIEEMETRGSILVNVKGPPEILKPDNTEIESYDTTVDLSCRVRGFPAPKIIWSTSDGQDLEMASEMMTEDGLQSRVSIQVTSDITASCNASNDHGTDALTFNIKTQGSGVIIAVIIICILLLAILGSVLYFLYKKGKICGRSGKQDLTKDKSNKDNIVVEMKSDNTEEAVLLGVNGEKQSPNEQGGAYLDVQK